CGACCGGATCTCGCGTTTTCGCAACAACGTGTACCTTGGCTCCTCGCAAGAACGTAAACGCCGCGTGCGGAGCGACGAAGTCGAGCGCCTGCATATTGTCGTATACGAGCATCGCGATCGTATCGGGCCGGCTCCGCAGTAAAGGTGTTTTTGCGAGAGCCTCCCGCGTGAGCCAAGGGGCGGAGAGTGCGAGCAGCGCGGCAGCGCGGCGGTTCAACATCGTTGCCGTTACCTGGGACCGGGCGAACCGTCGGACCAGTGGGGAACCGGAATAGTGATCGTCACCGGCTCGTACGCGCGAAACCAGTTCGGATCCGGGGGCTGGAGAATCGGCGAGTCCCTGAAAGTCGCGCCCCACGTTGCCACCTGATCTTTTGCAACGAACGGCATGACGTGCGGACGCCACGGTCCGTGGGCGTGGAGTAAGTAGCCCTCCTTCGATAGCATCAGCGCTAGCGAGCCCGGGGCCGGATCGGTGAATTCGTGATTGGCATAGGCGGCTTTCGCCTTCGCTGCCATCTGCTCGAGGGTATTACCCGCGAGCGCCCATTGCGTACGCGCGTTGTATTGCGGGAGCACGCTTCTCACGGCCGGTGGATTGAGGCAACCCGGTCCGCGACCGTGCCAGTTCCAGAACTCATCGTCGTTGAAACCCGCGGTCCACGAGCGCCCGACTAAGCAGACCCATCCGTTCGTGCCTTTCGAAGCGACAACGTAGCCGTGCCTCGTCATGACGAGTATTTCGGCACGATCGGAGATCGACGACGGCCCTGCCGTGCGAGCCAGGGCGATTTCGGCCGCGCTAGGCATGAGGTACTTCTCGACCGGCGCCATCGTCGGATACGGGTTTGCCTGGGGCGCCTGAGCGTACGCAGCGGCGCAAGAGGCGAGGAGCGGAATAAGCGCGAGACACGCGACGTTTTTCACGGAAGGCCTCCCAAACTTAAAACAGTTTTCAAAGCGGTTCTCCATAGCCGGCGCAAAGGGCGCATATATAGTGAAGTGTCGCATTCCCAACCTCACGAAGCGACACCGCTCCCTGCACGGTTCGGGCGCCTCACGGCATCGTACGATGAATTTTGTCGGCCAAGCAGTAGAGTACACTTCAAATGACGGGTACAGGCGTCCGCTCCCAATCACGCTCCTGGCTGTGGATTCCGTTAGCGTGGCTAGCGCTTGCGGTGATCGACGCGAGTCAAACGGTCGTCGCCATGCACTCGATGGGCATGCATCACCATTGGGCGCTGCTGTTCTTCGTTTGGGTGGCAGGATGGCTGCCGTGGATTCCAGCGACGGCATTGATCTTGGCGATCGATCGCCGCTACCCGTTCCGCAATGCCCAGTGGGCTGCTCCGTTGGCGCTACACGTGAGCGCCGGGATTTTCATCGCGTTGACGCTCATGGCATGGCAACTGCTCCTCAACGTTGCCTTCAATCCAACGGAGCAGGTTCCACCGTCGGCCTTTCTTTCTCAGTGGACCAGCCTGCTGTGCCTGAGCCTTCTTTCGGCACCCGCCCTCTATACAATGGTGCTCGTGGCAAAGAATGCACTCCGCGCCCGCGAGCTGAGTCAACGCCTTGCCGCCGCGCAGTTAGGCGCGCTGCGTCATCAGATCGAGCCGCATTTTCTGTTTAACGCACTCAACGGGATCGCCGGACTCATTCGCGACGACCGCGAGGACGAAGCCATCGCAATGATTGTTGCCCTTAGCGACTTTCTGCGACGGACGCTCAAAGGTTCTCAACTGCAAGAGGTGCCGTTGCGTGAAGAGGTCGAGTTTACGCGGCAGTATCTGGCCGTACAAAAGATGCGCTTTGCCGACCGATTGGGCGTCGATATCGACGTTCCAAGCGATCTCGAAAGTGCGCCGGTTCCCTATCTCATCTTACAGCCGCTCGTAGAGAACGCCGTGGTGCACGGGATCGCAAAGCGCACCCAGGCCGGCCTGGTTCGCATCGTCGCAGCGCGGCAAAGCGGCACGTTGATCTTACGCGTCGCCAACGACGGCCCGGCTTTATCCGTGGACTCAAATGGCGGCGGCGGAATTGGCATCTCTAACGTGCGCGACCGATTGCTGCACCTCTACGGCGAGCGATCGACCCTCGATTTGCGCGATAACGGCTCCGGCGTCGAAGCGTCGATCTCCATTCCGTTGCGCGTTCGGTGAGAACCCGCGCGATCGTCGTCGACGACGAGCCGCTCGCACGCCGCAACGTGACGGCACTCCTGAGCGGCCATCGCGACATTGCGGTCGTCGGCGAATGCGCAAGCGGCGCAGAGGCGCTCGCCGAGATTCGGCGACTGAACCCGGACCTCGTTTTCCTCGACGTGGAAATGCCCGAATGCGGGGGGTTTGACGTGCTGGAAATGTTAGGCGTCGCCACTCCTCCCGCGATCGTCTTCGTTACCGCGTACGACACCTACGCGCTGCGTGCGTTCGAGGCCGGTGCGCTCGACTATCTCCTCAAGCCCTTCGACACCGAT
Above is a window of Candidatus Baltobacteraceae bacterium DNA encoding:
- a CDS encoding histidine kinase; this translates as MIDASQTVVAMHSMGMHHHWALLFFVWVAGWLPWIPATALILAIDRRYPFRNAQWAAPLALHVSAGIFIALTLMAWQLLLNVAFNPTEQVPPSAFLSQWTSLLCLSLLSAPALYTMVLVAKNALRARELSQRLAAAQLGALRHQIEPHFLFNALNGIAGLIRDDREDEAIAMIVALSDFLRRTLKGSQLQEVPLREEVEFTRQYLAVQKMRFADRLGVDIDVPSDLESAPVPYLILQPLVENAVVHGIAKRTQAGLVRIVAARQSGTLILRVANDGPALSVDSNGGGGIGISNVRDRLLHLYGERSTLDLRDNGSGVEASISIPLRVR